The following are encoded together in the Flavobacterium haoranii genome:
- a CDS encoding 5-(carboxyamino)imidazole ribonucleotide synthase produces the protein MNYFSSDFKLGILGGGQLGKMLLTETRKFDIQTLVIDPSEEAPSRFGCNAFYRGSIVDYDTVYQFGQMVDVLTIEIENVNLDALDALEAEGKKVFPSPKTIRLIQNKGKQKDFYVKNNIPTSKHLRFVGLDDLRESLAKDEIEFPFVWKSATGGYDGNGVKICRSTLDLVNLPDVECIAEDMVPFKNELAVIVTRSESGEVKTYPVVEMEFHPEANQVEYVICPARIDEKVAQKAQEVALKVSEAFQHVGLLAVEMFQTEDDEILVNEVAPRPHNSGHYSIEASYTSQFENHIRAILNLPLGNTDSKVAGIMVNLVGEEGFNGQVVYENIEKIMAIDGVTPHIYGKRETRPFRKMGHVTIVNENMTEARRIAEEVKNSIRVISTQ, from the coding sequence ATGAACTATTTTTCATCAGACTTTAAATTAGGTATTTTAGGTGGAGGGCAATTAGGAAAAATGCTACTTACCGAAACAAGAAAATTCGACATTCAAACTTTAGTAATCGACCCAAGTGAAGAAGCTCCTTCACGTTTTGGTTGTAATGCTTTTTACAGAGGAAGCATTGTTGATTATGATACTGTTTACCAATTTGGGCAAATGGTAGATGTTTTAACTATAGAAATAGAAAATGTAAATTTAGATGCATTAGACGCTTTAGAAGCTGAAGGAAAAAAAGTTTTTCCATCGCCTAAAACTATTCGTTTAATTCAAAATAAAGGAAAACAAAAAGACTTTTACGTTAAAAACAACATTCCTACCTCAAAACACTTGCGTTTTGTTGGTCTAGATGATTTAAGAGAAAGTTTAGCTAAAGATGAGATTGAATTTCCTTTTGTTTGGAAAAGTGCTACTGGTGGTTATGATGGAAATGGCGTTAAAATTTGTCGTTCAACACTAGATTTAGTTAATCTCCCAGATGTAGAATGTATTGCGGAAGATATGGTTCCGTTTAAAAATGAATTAGCAGTAATAGTGACTAGAAGCGAATCGGGAGAAGTTAAAACTTATCCTGTTGTTGAAATGGAATTTCACCCAGAAGCTAACCAAGTGGAATATGTAATTTGTCCGGCTCGTATAGATGAAAAAGTTGCTCAAAAAGCACAAGAAGTTGCTTTAAAAGTTTCAGAAGCTTTTCAACATGTAGGATTATTAGCTGTTGAAATGTTTCAAACAGAAGATGATGAAATATTGGTTAACGAAGTTGCTCCAAGACCACACAATTCGGGACATTATTCTATTGAGGCAAGTTATACTTCTCAATTTGAAAATCATATTCGTGCAATTTTAAATTTACCATTAGGAAACACAGATAGTAAAGTAGCTGGAATTATGGTTAATTTAGTTGGAGAAGAAGGTTTCAACGGACAAGTAGTTTATGAAAACATTGAAAAAATCATGGCAATTGATGGCGTAACACCACACATTTATGGAAAACGTGAAACACGACCTTTCCGTAAAATGGGACACGTAACTATTGTTAATGAAAACATGACAGAAGCCAGACGTATTGCTGAAGAAGTCAAGAATAGTATTCGAGTGATTAGTACTCAGTAG
- the purE gene encoding 5-(carboxyamino)imidazole ribonucleotide mutase — protein sequence MSKVAVVMGSISDMPVMQDAIEILKGFDIEVEVDIVSAHRTPEKLVDFSSNAHNRGISVIIAGAGGAAHLPGMVASMSPLPVIGVPVKSSNSIDGWDSVLSILQMPGGVPVATVALNGAKNAGILAAQIIGSNDKCVLDKIVAYKEGLKHAVLKAAEDLKNS from the coding sequence ATGAGTAAAGTAGCCGTAGTAATGGGAAGCATTTCGGATATGCCGGTAATGCAAGATGCCATAGAAATATTAAAAGGATTCGATATTGAAGTAGAAGTTGATATCGTTTCTGCACATAGAACACCGGAAAAATTAGTAGATTTTAGCAGTAATGCACATAACAGAGGAATTTCTGTAATTATTGCTGGAGCCGGTGGCGCTGCACATTTACCTGGAATGGTTGCTTCTATGAGTCCGCTTCCTGTAATTGGTGTTCCAGTAAAATCGAGTAATTCAATTGATGGTTGGGATTCAGTTTTATCTATTTTACAAATGCCAGGCGGAGTTCCTGTAGCAACTGTTGCATTAAACGGAGCAAAAAATGCTGGAATTTTAGCCGCTCAAATTATTGGTTCAAATGACAAATGCGTTTTAGATAAAATTGTAGCTTATAAAGAAGGATTAAAACATGCGGTTTTGAAAGCTGCCGAGGATTTGAAAAACTCATAA
- a CDS encoding M3 family metallopeptidase has product MLFLVNFNTKYQTTPFSQIKLSDYKDNFKACIELAKSEIDQIIQNSDEPTFENCIAALDFSGQQLDRLSSTFFNLNSAETCDEMQKIAQEVSPWLTEFSNDITLNENLFQKIKAVYDKKDTLNLTTEQQTLLDKKYKGFVRNGALLNEEQKTKLREIDTQLAKLKLTFGENVLAETNNYQLHVTNEDDLQGLPEGAKEAAADLARSKNVEGWIFTLDFPSYLPFITYVDNRELRKEISIAYGKKAFQNNEFDNQQNVKDIVRLRHERANLLGYKSHADFVLEERMAKNPEKVKTFLNDLLEKAKPAADKEFAELSAFAKELDGIEQLEKWDSAYYSEKLKQKKFNLDDEKLKPYFKLENVLNGAFTIAEKLYGITFKEVFDIDKYHEDVKTYEGLDFENNLVAVFYADFFPRKGKRNGAWMTSFKSQYIKDGINERPHISNVCNFTPPTKTKPSLLTFNEVTTLFHEFGHGLHGMLANTTYPSLSGTSVFWDFVELPSQVMENWCYQPEALALFAKHYETGEIIPQEYVEKIKESANFLEGLATVRQLSFGLLDMAYHGKSQTIDDVKAFELAAFESTKLYPDVAENCMSTSFSHIFQGGYSSGYYSYKWAEVLDADAFAYFEEKGIFNKEVATKFKEYILSKGGTEHPMELYKKFRGHEPTPDALLKRAGLI; this is encoded by the coding sequence ATGCTATTTTTAGTAAACTTTAACACAAAATATCAAACTACACCGTTTTCGCAAATTAAGTTGTCAGATTATAAAGACAATTTTAAAGCGTGTATAGAACTAGCTAAATCTGAGATTGATCAAATTATTCAAAATTCAGATGAGCCAACTTTCGAAAATTGTATTGCTGCCTTAGATTTTTCAGGTCAACAATTAGATCGTTTATCAAGTACTTTTTTTAACTTAAATTCAGCAGAAACTTGTGATGAAATGCAAAAAATTGCACAAGAAGTTTCGCCTTGGTTAACTGAATTTAGTAACGACATTACTTTAAACGAAAATTTGTTCCAAAAAATCAAAGCAGTTTACGACAAAAAAGATACTTTAAATTTAACTACTGAACAACAAACACTTCTTGATAAAAAATACAAAGGTTTTGTTCGAAATGGTGCTTTATTAAATGAAGAACAAAAAACAAAACTTCGCGAAATTGATACTCAATTAGCGAAATTAAAACTAACTTTTGGCGAAAATGTTTTGGCAGAAACCAATAATTACCAACTTCATGTTACTAATGAAGATGATTTACAAGGTTTGCCAGAAGGCGCAAAAGAAGCTGCAGCAGATTTGGCGAGAAGTAAAAATGTAGAAGGTTGGATTTTTACATTAGATTTTCCAAGTTATTTACCTTTTATTACTTATGTTGACAATCGTGAATTGCGTAAAGAAATTTCTATTGCTTACGGGAAAAAAGCGTTTCAAAATAATGAGTTCGATAACCAACAAAATGTAAAAGACATTGTCCGTTTACGCCACGAGCGCGCTAACTTATTAGGTTATAAATCACATGCCGATTTTGTTTTAGAAGAACGAATGGCAAAAAATCCAGAAAAAGTAAAAACGTTTTTGAATGATTTATTGGAAAAAGCAAAACCTGCAGCCGATAAAGAGTTTGCTGAATTATCTGCTTTTGCAAAAGAATTAGATGGAATTGAGCAATTAGAAAAATGGGACAGCGCGTATTATTCGGAAAAATTGAAACAGAAAAAATTCAATTTAGACGATGAAAAGCTAAAACCATATTTCAAATTAGAGAATGTTTTAAACGGAGCATTTACAATTGCTGAAAAATTATATGGCATTACCTTCAAGGAGGTTTTTGATATCGATAAATATCACGAAGATGTAAAAACCTATGAAGGATTAGATTTTGAAAATAATTTAGTTGCTGTTTTTTACGCCGATTTCTTCCCTAGAAAAGGAAAAAGAAATGGAGCTTGGATGACTTCATTTAAATCACAATATATTAAAGACGGAATCAATGAGCGTCCACATATTTCGAACGTTTGCAACTTTACACCACCAACAAAAACGAAGCCTTCACTCCTAACCTTTAACGAAGTAACTACTTTGTTTCACGAATTTGGTCATGGGTTACACGGCATGTTAGCCAACACAACCTATCCAAGTTTATCGGGAACTTCTGTATTTTGGGACTTTGTAGAATTACCAAGTCAGGTGATGGAAAACTGGTGCTACCAACCCGAAGCATTAGCTTTATTTGCAAAGCATTATGAAACAGGCGAAATTATTCCGCAAGAATATGTAGAAAAAATTAAAGAAAGTGCCAACTTTTTAGAAGGATTAGCAACCGTTCGCCAATTGAGTTTTGGATTATTAGACATGGCGTATCATGGAAAATCGCAAACAATTGACGATGTAAAAGCATTTGAATTGGCTGCTTTTGAAAGCACAAAATTATATCCGGATGTTGCCGAAAATTGTATGAGTACTTCATTTTCGCACATTTTCCAAGGCGGTTATTCTTCTGGATATTACAGTTACAAATGGGCTGAAGTTTTGGATGCTGATGCTTTTGCTTATTTTGAAGAGAAAGGAATTTTCAACAAAGAAGTAGCAACCAAGTTTAAAGAATATATCCTTTCTAAAGGCGGAACAGAACATCCTATGGAATTGTATAAAAAATTCAGAGGTCACGAACCTACACCAGATGCTTTGTTGAAACGTGCTGGGTTGATTTAA
- a CDS encoding UbiA prenyltransferase family protein — MKYFYKLLDFYIESSLHVAFAVYALIRITFLKLNLAYDEPVAYFGFYGTIVGYNFIKYDELVRVRRVALSKRFKAIIGLSFICFWITLYYFWQLETITKLLGIGALFLTVLYTIPFIPNKSNMRNWSGIKIFLVAVAWVAVTVWLPVINAHYPIDILVVLKSLQRFILVFVLMLIFEIVDLQFDDLYLKTIPQQLGEKKTKFLAYILLVVFILLDLLKPEFTLKVFLINLVFSIILGLFTYYASKKRNKYYTSFGLKVYPFFG; from the coding sequence ATGAAGTACTTCTACAAACTTCTCGACTTTTATATTGAAAGCAGTTTACATGTTGCTTTTGCTGTTTATGCACTTATTCGAATTACATTTTTAAAATTAAATTTGGCATATGATGAACCCGTAGCTTATTTTGGTTTCTACGGTACTATTGTAGGGTATAATTTTATAAAATATGACGAATTAGTTCGAGTGAGAAGAGTAGCGCTTTCCAAACGATTTAAAGCTATAATTGGATTGAGTTTTATTTGTTTCTGGATTACGCTCTATTATTTTTGGCAACTTGAAACCATAACAAAACTATTAGGAATAGGAGCTTTGTTTTTAACAGTTTTATATACGATTCCCTTCATTCCAAATAAATCAAACATGAGAAATTGGAGCGGAATTAAAATATTTTTGGTTGCAGTAGCTTGGGTTGCAGTAACCGTTTGGCTTCCAGTTATAAATGCACATTATCCAATTGATATTCTTGTAGTTTTAAAAAGTTTACAACGGTTTATTTTAGTCTTCGTTTTAATGCTGATTTTTGAAATTGTGGATTTACAGTTCGACGATTTGTATTTAAAAACGATTCCTCAACAACTAGGAGAGAAGAAGACTAAATTTTTGGCATATATTTTACTTGTTGTTTTTATTTTATTAGACTTATTGAAACCAGAGTTTACATTAAAAGTGTTTTTAATAAATTTAGTTTTTTCTATAATCCTTGGTCTTTTTACTTATTATGCTTCCAAAAAAAGAAATAAATATTATACTTCTTTTGGGTTGAAAGTTTACCCGTTTTTTGGTTAG
- the gcvP gene encoding aminomethyl-transferring glycine dehydrogenase produces the protein MRTDAFALRHIGPRETDLEHMFKTIGVTNMDQLLYETFPDGIRLKKDLTLAPAMTEYEYATHIMELGKKNKVFKSYIGLGYHPTIVPAPIQRNIFENPGWYTAYTPYQAEIAQGRLEAILNFQTMVIELTGMEIANASLLDEGTAAAEAMALLFDVRTRDQKKNNVNKFFVSEEILPQTLSVLQTRSTPIGIELVVGNHEDFDFSNDFFGAILQYPGKYGQVNDYSAFIAKATENEIKVAVAADILSLATLTSPGEMGASVVVGTTQRFGIPMGYGGPHAAYFATKEEYKRSMPGRIIGVSIDANGNSALRMALGTREQHIKREKATSNICTAQVLLAVMAGMYAVYHGPKGLQYIANKVHASAVTTSDALNKLGIYQTNSAFFDTILVKADAQKVKAVAERNEVNFFYVDAETISISFNETTSINDINQIIAIFAEATGKEAFTVTELSTASQLPGSLERTSSFLTHDVFNNHHSESQLMRYIKKLERKDLSLNHSMISLGSCTMKLNAASEMLPLSMPNWNSIHPFAPIEQAEGYITMLKKLEEQLNVITGFAGTTLQPNSGAQGEYAGLMTIRAYHMSRGEGHRNVCLIPSSAHGTNPASAAMAGMKIIVTKTTPEGNIDVEDLRAKAIEHKDDLSCLMVTYPSTHGVYESSIIEITQLIHDNGGLVYMDGANMNAQVGLTNPATIGADLCHLNLHKTFAIPHGGGGPGVGPICVNEKLVPFLPTNPILNVGGEQAITAISSAPYGSALVCLISYGYITMMGAEGLRNATEFAILNANYMKARLQEHYPVLYSGEMGRAAHEMILDCRAFKEKGIEVGDIAKRLMDYGFHAPTVSFPVAGTLMVEPTESEDLAELDRFCDAMISIRKEIEESTKDEANNVLKNAPHTLAMLTANTWEFPYSREKAAYPLDYIAENKFWPSVRRVDDAYGDRNLVCSCAPIEAYM, from the coding sequence ATGAGAACAGATGCTTTTGCTTTAAGACACATTGGGCCAAGAGAAACTGACCTAGAACACATGTTCAAAACAATTGGTGTTACTAACATGGACCAATTACTTTACGAAACTTTTCCAGACGGAATTCGTTTAAAAAAAGATTTAACACTTGCTCCTGCCATGACCGAATATGAGTACGCAACTCACATCATGGAATTAGGTAAAAAAAATAAAGTTTTCAAATCGTATATTGGTTTAGGGTACCACCCAACAATAGTTCCCGCTCCTATCCAAAGAAACATCTTTGAAAATCCAGGTTGGTACACTGCTTACACGCCTTACCAAGCTGAAATTGCACAAGGACGATTAGAAGCTATTTTAAATTTCCAAACTATGGTTATTGAATTAACAGGAATGGAAATTGCTAACGCTTCTTTATTAGACGAAGGTACAGCTGCCGCTGAAGCAATGGCTTTATTATTTGACGTTAGAACAAGAGATCAAAAGAAAAATAATGTAAATAAATTTTTCGTTTCTGAAGAAATATTACCACAAACTTTATCGGTTTTACAAACACGTTCAACTCCAATAGGAATAGAATTAGTTGTAGGCAACCATGAAGATTTCGATTTTTCAAACGATTTTTTTGGAGCTATCCTACAATATCCTGGAAAATACGGACAAGTAAATGATTACAGTGCTTTTATAGCTAAAGCTACTGAAAACGAAATTAAAGTTGCTGTTGCTGCTGATATTTTATCATTAGCTACTTTAACATCACCAGGTGAAATGGGTGCTTCAGTGGTTGTAGGTACTACGCAACGTTTTGGTATACCAATGGGTTATGGCGGACCGCACGCGGCTTACTTTGCTACTAAAGAAGAATACAAACGTTCAATGCCAGGTCGTATCATTGGTGTTTCAATCGATGCAAACGGAAACAGTGCATTACGTATGGCTTTAGGTACTCGTGAGCAACACATCAAGCGTGAAAAAGCAACTTCAAACATCTGTACTGCTCAAGTATTATTAGCGGTTATGGCTGGTATGTATGCGGTTTACCACGGGCCAAAAGGATTACAATACATCGCAAATAAAGTACATGCTTCAGCTGTAACAACTTCAGATGCTTTAAATAAATTAGGTATTTACCAAACGAATTCAGCTTTCTTCGATACAATTTTAGTAAAAGCTGACGCTCAAAAAGTAAAAGCTGTTGCTGAAAGAAATGAAGTTAACTTCTTTTATGTAGATGCAGAAACTATTTCGATCTCATTCAACGAAACAACTTCTATCAACGATATCAACCAAATCATCGCGATTTTTGCTGAAGCTACAGGTAAAGAAGCTTTCACAGTTACTGAATTATCAACTGCTAGCCAATTACCCGGTTCTTTAGAGAGAACGTCGTCTTTCTTAACCCACGATGTATTCAACAACCATCACTCTGAAAGTCAGTTGATGCGTTATATTAAAAAATTAGAGCGTAAAGATTTATCATTGAACCATTCAATGATTTCTTTAGGTTCTTGTACTATGAAGTTAAATGCTGCTTCTGAAATGTTGCCATTATCAATGCCGAACTGGAACAGCATTCACCCATTTGCTCCAATTGAACAAGCAGAAGGATACATCACAATGCTTAAAAAATTAGAAGAGCAATTAAACGTAATCACAGGATTTGCTGGTACAACGTTACAACCAAACTCAGGAGCTCAAGGAGAATACGCTGGTTTAATGACTATCCGTGCTTACCATATGTCACGCGGTGAAGGCCATAGAAATGTATGTTTAATTCCATCATCAGCACACGGAACAAACCCTGCTTCTGCTGCAATGGCTGGAATGAAAATTATCGTTACCAAAACAACTCCAGAAGGAAACATTGATGTTGAAGATTTAAGAGCAAAAGCTATCGAACACAAAGATGATTTATCTTGTTTAATGGTAACTTATCCTTCAACTCACGGAGTTTACGAATCTTCAATTATCGAAATTACTCAATTAATCCACGATAATGGCGGATTAGTTTATATGGATGGTGCAAATATGAATGCTCAGGTAGGTTTAACTAACCCTGCAACAATTGGCGCTGATCTTTGTCACTTAAACTTACACAAGACTTTCGCTATCCCTCATGGTGGTGGTGGACCTGGAGTTGGACCAATCTGTGTGAATGAAAAATTAGTTCCTTTCTTACCAACTAACCCAATCTTAAACGTGGGTGGAGAACAAGCAATCACAGCTATTTCATCTGCTCCTTATGGGTCTGCATTGGTATGTTTAATCTCTTACGGATACATCACTATGATGGGAGCTGAAGGATTAAGAAATGCAACTGAATTTGCTATCTTAAATGCTAATTATATGAAAGCTCGTTTACAAGAACACTACCCTGTTTTATACTCAGGTGAAATGGGAAGAGCTGCTCACGAAATGATTTTAGATTGTCGTGCATTTAAAGAAAAAGGAATTGAAGTGGGTGATATTGCAAAACGATTAATGGATTACGGTTTCCATGCGCCTACTGTATCTTTCCCTGTTGCCGGAACATTAATGGTTGAACCAACAGAATCTGAAGATTTAGCTGAATTAGATCGTTTTTGTGACGCTATGATTTCGATTAGAAAAGAAATTGAGGAAAGTACTAAAGATGAAGCTAATAATGTATTAAAAAATGCTCCTCATACATTAGCAATGTTAACAGCTAATACTTGGGAATTCCCTTATTCTAGAGAAAAGGCAGCTTACCCATTAGACTATATTGCTGAGAATAAATTTTGGCCTTCTGTACGTAGAGTAGATGATGCTTACGGAGACAGAAACTTAGTTTGTTCTTGTGCTCCAATTGAAGCGTATATGTAA
- a CDS encoding group III truncated hemoglobin produces the protein MKDIQTREDIILVMRKFYDKLLADDSISFFFTKVTLVDQHLEEHFEILATFWEQSLFLKGGYYNNMFSIHKEVHDKHAFSKEHFNTWLSHFNSTIEENFIGPYAEQMKTQALSMATIMQIKFQ, from the coding sequence ATGAAAGACATTCAAACCAGAGAAGATATAATTTTAGTGATGCGAAAGTTTTACGATAAACTTTTAGCAGACGATTCGATTAGTTTTTTCTTCACGAAAGTGACTTTAGTTGACCAACATTTAGAAGAACACTTTGAAATATTAGCTACATTTTGGGAGCAATCTTTGTTTTTAAAAGGCGGTTATTACAACAATATGTTTTCGATTCATAAAGAGGTTCACGACAAGCATGCTTTTTCAAAAGAGCATTTTAATACTTGGCTATCACATTTTAATTCTACGATAGAAGAGAATTTTATTGGCCCTTATGCCGAACAAATGAAAACTCAAGCTTTAAGCATGGCAACTATTATGCAGATTAAATTCCAATGA